The Neochlamydia sp. S13 genome has a segment encoding these proteins:
- a CDS encoding NADPH-dependent FMN reductase: protein MSKKPRILAFAGSLRKDSLNKKLIKIAAAGAQQAEAEVTLIDLKDYPLPLYDQDIEDQQGLPENALKLKKLMVQHDGFLIASPEYNSSIPAVLKNVIDWTSRKAEENEPFLSCFFEKPVALLSASPGQLGGMRGLVHVRSMFCNIFCYIIPQQKSISQAHLAFSEEGNLKNIKDQEDVLNVGRKLAQFIIKFNT, encoded by the coding sequence ATGTCTAAAAAACCTAGAATTTTAGCTTTCGCGGGCAGTTTGCGCAAAGACTCTCTAAATAAGAAACTGATTAAAATTGCGGCAGCTGGCGCTCAGCAGGCTGAAGCCGAAGTCACTCTTATAGATTTAAAAGATTACCCCTTACCTCTCTATGATCAGGATATTGAAGATCAACAAGGTCTGCCAGAAAATGCTTTAAAACTTAAAAAGTTAATGGTTCAACATGATGGATTTCTGATTGCTTCCCCGGAATATAATAGCTCAATACCGGCGGTTTTGAAAAATGTCATCGATTGGACTTCCAGAAAAGCGGAAGAGAACGAGCCTTTCCTATCCTGTTTTTTTGAAAAGCCAGTTGCTCTTTTGAGTGCCTCCCCAGGGCAGCTTGGCGGTATGCGGGGACTTGTGCATGTACGTTCCATGTTTTGCAATATTTTTTGTTATATAATTCCTCAGCAGAAATCCATCTCACAAGCACATCTAGCATTTAGCGAAGAAGGAAATTTAAAAAATATCAAAGATCAAGAAGATGTGCTAAATGTAGGTAGAAAATTAGCACAATTCATTATCAAATTTAATACATAA